The following are encoded in a window of Qipengyuania soli genomic DNA:
- a CDS encoding ATP-binding protein, producing MTDMGNQNFRTFDPSKEDGAEPPQPRGNSLRDRIRRSEQAAAPQSYASPSGYVHNPEPEPAPEAPPAYEPQTQQSYNQPVADVPPAPVAETQPEPAPIEQPDDTPVATNEAEAISQNTLDPIGVVLEIAGSGSMIAIDLQRLNECADDDDPSVAMAGQVGSQIKIRVGNNWLLASVRNQRQDRKAGSILANIDFLGEGIEEKLTGRLHGFRRGVTRYPVPGSMVYAASTADLKQVYASDGRSAVTIGKVYPTKDIRAGIYIDAMLGKHFALLGSTGTGKSTSAALILHRICQAAPEGHILMIDPHGEYSAAFRQTGVILDVSNLQMPYWIMNFEEHCEVLLTSNGNERQVDADILAKCLLKARQKSRLAESMGKITVDSPIPYLLSDLSNEIQDQMGKLDKSTTSAPYMRIKNKLDEIKADPRYQFMFSGMLVADTMAEFIGKIFRMPSNGKPISIIDVSGVPSDITSTVVAVLSRLVFDFAIWGREERTSPILLVCEEAHRYVPNEKNADGNSVGKILSRIAKEGRKYGISLGLITQRPSDLAEGVLSQCGTIISMRLNNDRDQAFVKAAMPEGARGFLDSIPALRNRECIICGEGVAIPIRVAFDNLEEAKRPASEDPSFVDLWNKTGGEEDIVQRTVQRWRSQG from the coding sequence ATGACTGATATGGGCAACCAGAACTTCCGTACTTTCGATCCATCCAAGGAAGATGGCGCGGAACCGCCCCAGCCGCGCGGAAATTCGCTGCGCGATCGTATCCGTCGTTCGGAACAGGCGGCGGCGCCGCAGTCCTATGCTTCGCCGTCAGGCTACGTGCACAATCCCGAGCCGGAGCCTGCGCCCGAAGCGCCCCCGGCCTACGAACCGCAGACCCAGCAAAGCTACAATCAGCCCGTTGCAGATGTGCCGCCTGCCCCGGTTGCGGAAACACAGCCCGAGCCTGCCCCGATCGAGCAACCCGACGATACGCCAGTCGCGACCAACGAGGCGGAGGCAATCAGCCAGAACACGCTCGACCCGATCGGCGTCGTACTCGAGATTGCAGGATCGGGTTCGATGATCGCCATCGATCTCCAGCGCCTCAACGAATGTGCCGACGACGACGATCCGTCGGTTGCCATGGCGGGGCAGGTCGGTAGCCAGATCAAAATCCGTGTCGGCAATAACTGGCTGCTCGCCAGCGTTCGAAACCAGCGCCAGGACCGCAAGGCAGGCAGCATCCTCGCCAACATCGACTTCCTCGGCGAGGGTATCGAGGAAAAACTCACCGGCCGCCTCCACGGCTTCCGCCGTGGTGTGACCCGTTATCCGGTCCCCGGCTCGATGGTCTACGCCGCGAGCACCGCCGACCTCAAGCAGGTCTATGCCAGCGACGGCCGCAGCGCCGTGACGATCGGCAAGGTCTATCCGACCAAGGACATTCGTGCCGGCATCTACATCGATGCCATGCTGGGCAAGCACTTCGCCCTGCTGGGATCGACCGGTACAGGTAAGTCGACCAGTGCAGCGCTAATCCTGCACCGCATTTGCCAGGCTGCGCCCGAAGGGCACATCCTGATGATCGACCCTCACGGCGAATACTCCGCCGCTTTCCGCCAGACCGGCGTGATCCTCGACGTCTCCAACCTGCAGATGCCGTACTGGATCATGAACTTCGAGGAGCACTGCGAAGTGCTGCTGACCTCGAACGGCAACGAGCGGCAGGTCGATGCCGACATTCTCGCCAAGTGCCTCCTCAAGGCGCGTCAGAAGAGCCGCCTTGCCGAAAGCATGGGCAAGATCACTGTCGACAGTCCGATCCCTTACCTGCTCTCCGATCTCTCCAACGAGATCCAGGACCAGATGGGCAAGCTCGACAAGTCGACCACTTCCGCGCCCTACATGCGGATCAAGAACAAGCTCGACGAGATCAAGGCCGACCCACGCTACCAGTTCATGTTCTCCGGCATGCTGGTGGCGGACACCATGGCCGAGTTCATCGGCAAGATCTTCCGCATGCCTTCAAACGGCAAGCCAATCTCGATCATCGACGTGTCGGGCGTGCCCTCGGACATCACCTCGACCGTGGTCGCCGTGCTCAGCCGTCTCGTCTTCGACTTCGCCATCTGGGGCCGCGAGGAACGCACCAGCCCGATCCTGCTCGTCTGCGAAGAAGCCCACCGCTACGTTCCGAACGAGAAGAATGCCGATGGCAACTCGGTCGGGAAAATCCTCAGCCGTATCGCCAAGGAAGGCCGTAAGTACGGTATCTCGCTGGGTCTCATCACGCAGCGCCCGTCCGACCTTGCCGAAGGCGTGCTGTCGCAGTGCGGTACCATCATCTCGATGCGTTTGAACAACGATCGCGACCAGGCCTTCGTGAAGGCCGCCATGCCCGAAGGTGCGCGCGGCTTCCTCGACAGCATCCCGGCGCTGCGCAACCGCGAGTGCATCATCTGCGGCGAGGGTGTCGCCATTCCGATCCGCGTCGCCTTCGACAATCTCGAGGAAGCCAAGCGTCCGGCGTCGGAAGACCCCAGCTTCGTCGACCTCTGGAACAAGACCGGCGGCGAAGAGGACATCGTCCAGCGCACCGTGCAGCGCTGGCGCTCGCAGGGGTAA
- a CDS encoding 7-carboxy-7-deazaguanine synthase QueE — translation MPLVLATQAPGEPEIFASVQGEGPSAGMPCTFVRLSRCNLACVWCDTAYTWHFEGDNRPHRDGVDYKRKANQLTLDEDEVAARITALGQKRLVITGGEPLLQAPALARLLDLLPDMTVEVETNGTTKAPTALDIRIDQFNVSPKLAHSGNPADLALLPERLDAYATDPRAWFKFVIAEPSDIDEVVALRTRYRFRPDHVFLMPEGTDSATLRAREKWLAPLCIEHGFRMSDRLHIHLFGDTRGT, via the coding sequence GTGCCGCTAGTCCTCGCCACGCAGGCTCCCGGCGAGCCGGAGATTTTCGCCAGCGTGCAGGGCGAAGGACCAAGTGCGGGTATGCCCTGCACCTTCGTGCGCCTTTCGCGCTGCAACCTCGCCTGCGTCTGGTGCGACACGGCCTACACCTGGCACTTCGAGGGCGACAACCGCCCGCACCGCGATGGCGTCGACTACAAACGCAAGGCCAACCAGCTGACGCTGGACGAAGACGAGGTTGCAGCGCGCATCACGGCACTCGGTCAGAAACGCCTCGTCATCACGGGCGGCGAACCGCTTCTGCAGGCCCCTGCCCTTGCACGCCTGCTCGACCTCCTGCCCGATATGACGGTCGAGGTGGAGACCAACGGCACCACCAAGGCGCCGACCGCGCTGGACATCCGCATCGACCAGTTCAACGTCAGCCCGAAGCTGGCGCACAGCGGAAATCCCGCCGATCTCGCGCTCCTGCCGGAACGGCTCGACGCTTACGCCACCGACCCGCGCGCATGGTTCAAGTTCGTGATCGCCGAACCTTCGGACATCGACGAGGTCGTGGCGCTGCGGACACGCTATCGCTTCCGGCCAGACCACGTCTTCCTGATGCCCGAGGGCACCGACAGCGCAACCCTGCGCGCACGCGAGAAGTGGCTCGCCCCGCTATGCATCGAGCATGGCTTTCGGATGAGCGACCGCCTGCATATCCACCTGTTCGGGGATACAAGGGGGACGTAG
- a CDS encoding TIGR02186 family protein produces the protein MRALLLFLFAFVLMGQRDPILVPEVSQHEIQVRQGFTGTELLLFGAILDPRGLQAGNKYDIVVVLKGPSQPLRIREKARFAGVWVNADSSDFRSVPSFFAVSSSRPIQDIVDEKTAAIYEFGTQYIQLSPNGVIDVEQQSRFASGLVDLKTRQELYKEDFQGVKISEQVLYQARISLPSSVITGTYTAETFAITGGRVIASAQADVEVVKVGFEKQVTYYSQQWSLIYGLLAVALSVTMGWGAGRLFAMI, from the coding sequence ATGAGGGCGCTGCTTCTTTTCCTCTTCGCATTCGTCCTGATGGGCCAACGTGACCCGATCCTTGTGCCGGAAGTAAGCCAGCACGAAATCCAGGTGCGACAGGGCTTCACGGGAACGGAATTGCTCCTGTTTGGTGCGATCCTTGATCCGCGCGGCCTGCAGGCAGGTAACAAGTATGATATCGTGGTCGTGTTGAAGGGGCCCTCACAGCCCCTGCGCATCCGCGAAAAGGCGCGGTTTGCGGGCGTGTGGGTCAATGCCGACAGCAGCGATTTCCGCTCAGTCCCCTCGTTCTTCGCTGTATCCTCGTCTCGTCCCATCCAGGACATCGTCGACGAAAAGACGGCTGCCATCTACGAATTCGGCACCCAATACATCCAGCTGTCGCCCAATGGTGTCATCGACGTCGAACAGCAGTCGCGCTTTGCCTCGGGTCTTGTCGATCTCAAGACGCGCCAGGAACTCTACAAGGAAGATTTCCAGGGTGTGAAAATCAGTGAGCAGGTCCTTTACCAGGCCCGCATCTCTCTTCCTTCCAGCGTCATAACCGGGACCTATACGGCGGAAACCTTTGCCATAACCGGTGGGCGCGTAATCGCGTCGGCACAGGCCGACGTCGAAGTTGTGAAAGTCGGATTCGAAAAGCAGGTGACCTACTATTCGCAACAATGGTCACTGATTTACGGCCTGTTGGCAGTGGCCCTGTCGGTAACGATGGGCTGGGGAGCCGGCCGCCTCTTCGCGATGATCTGA
- a CDS encoding sulfite exporter TauE/SafE family protein produces the protein MDVYLPIANMSVNGLWIVALGGLTGILSGLFGVGGGFLTTPLLIFVGVPPTVAAASASTQVTGASVTGVIAHNARGGVDYRMGAVMIAGGVIGSGIGSLLFRFFRSIGQIDVVISMLYVVLLGSIGMLMAKESIELLRGGGSKQVARRRHHPLVASLPMRWRFYKSGLYISPLAPLLVGVVVGILTMLMGVGGGFILVPAMLYILGMSANVVVGTSLFNILFVTMATTMMHSLTTKAVDIVLVFLLLVGSVTGAQIGSQIAVKAKPEMLRLILAAIVLVIAFRMFLGLFYRPDEIYTLSPL, from the coding sequence ATGGACGTCTACCTCCCCATCGCGAACATGTCCGTAAATGGACTGTGGATTGTCGCGCTGGGTGGCCTGACCGGTATTCTCTCGGGACTGTTCGGGGTTGGCGGCGGCTTCCTGACCACACCGCTGCTGATTTTCGTTGGTGTTCCGCCGACGGTCGCAGCCGCATCCGCTTCGACCCAGGTCACAGGCGCAAGCGTAACCGGGGTTATTGCCCATAATGCCCGCGGCGGGGTCGACTACCGCATGGGTGCGGTGATGATTGCAGGGGGCGTCATCGGATCCGGCATAGGCTCCTTGCTGTTCCGCTTCTTCCGGTCGATCGGCCAGATCGACGTGGTTATCAGCATGCTCTACGTCGTGCTTCTCGGTTCCATCGGAATGCTCATGGCCAAGGAATCGATCGAGCTGCTGCGCGGCGGCGGCTCCAAGCAGGTCGCCCGGCGGCGGCATCATCCTTTGGTCGCCAGCCTCCCCATGCGCTGGCGGTTCTACAAGTCGGGCCTTTACATATCGCCTCTGGCCCCGCTGCTTGTCGGTGTGGTGGTGGGCATCCTCACCATGCTCATGGGTGTCGGCGGCGGGTTCATCTTGGTGCCCGCCATGCTCTACATCCTGGGCATGAGCGCCAATGTCGTCGTGGGAACCAGCCTGTTCAACATTCTGTTTGTGACCATGGCGACCACGATGATGCACTCGCTGACGACCAAGGCGGTCGACATCGTGCTGGTGTTCCTCCTGCTTGTCGGATCTGTCACGGGGGCCCAGATAGGCTCGCAGATCGCGGTCAAGGCCAAGCCGGAAATGCTGCGCCTGATCCTTGCTGCGATCGTTCTCGTGATTGCCTTCCGCATGTTCCTGGGCCTGTTCTACAGACCCGACGAAATCTATACGTTGTCACCGCTATGA